Proteins encoded by one window of Chryseobacterium aquaeductus:
- a CDS encoding TonB-dependent receptor domain-containing protein, which translates to MKTPLLIAAIFFTGLTFAQEKKSDTAKTKNIKEVVLTKQVFKKQSDRFVYDVAASPVTKGNTTFDLLKQTPLLSTTDDKNLKIAGKNNALIYINGRKTNMDVESLTQFLKNTPAENIQKIEVITVPGSEFQVESSDGIINIVLKKKMSDGTNGNMRMSNSQNKFNSSQASFSVNYRKDKLGISGNLSGGENIQAQSYILRNGTDLVKNESVGDIDDPNKNIGGYLNFDYQLNEKSNLALSWNSWANKSYGSSVELLNTLNIYKADGSLDKTDLTRSSNLENARNYNNSVNLNYELKTDSLGSKLNINAAYLIYKRFQNSDNRTLVQRPSGSFDQLRQNVIQEIPQIVNNFSSTVDYIQKFKNDLTVSVGGNFNATQTDNDTKNFFNFYDTSGNLESTRPDLNHFIYDEKIYGAYLTFEKKFSDKLSGKVGARYEITKSLGTSEIPDQPMQEFERNYNNLLPYLSLNYAINDKNNISYAFSSRMRRPSFWELNPVKNILTQDNYTQNNPFVKASSTYNQELTYMFKNSYFLILNHSYFKDIITQVPLQRDIERDGTTYRQLAYIRTNFGDKQEMSAMLGMQKTFFNQYLTTNFNIGVQHNINKGTLNTDPTTGQVFDTYINNRESSSIVIQTNNTIRLDKKKTWFLGVNYFYVDQQQIELGMLKNLMSLDISIKKNWNDWTFALNLEDVLRTNIVEIEDSQANGTYNYIRNDQFNRGGTLSITYNFGNQKVKKVRDIEGASDAIKSRTR; encoded by the coding sequence ATGAAAACGCCACTTCTCATCGCAGCCATATTCTTCACAGGACTTACTTTTGCTCAGGAAAAAAAATCTGACACTGCCAAGACTAAAAATATTAAAGAAGTAGTTCTTACGAAACAAGTATTCAAAAAACAAAGTGACCGCTTCGTTTACGACGTTGCTGCTTCACCTGTCACAAAAGGAAATACTACTTTTGATTTGTTAAAACAAACTCCTCTACTTTCTACCACAGATGATAAAAATTTAAAAATTGCAGGAAAAAATAATGCGCTGATCTACATCAATGGCAGAAAAACCAATATGGATGTAGAATCTTTAACACAGTTTCTGAAAAACACTCCCGCAGAAAACATCCAGAAAATCGAAGTGATTACCGTTCCCGGAAGTGAGTTTCAGGTAGAATCTTCGGACGGAATCATCAACATCGTTCTGAAAAAGAAGATGAGTGACGGTACCAACGGAAACATGAGGATGTCTAATTCTCAAAACAAATTCAATTCTAGCCAGGCAAGTTTTTCTGTAAACTACAGAAAAGATAAATTGGGAATCAGCGGGAATCTAAGTGGTGGTGAAAACATTCAGGCTCAAAGTTATATTTTGAGAAACGGAACTGATCTTGTAAAAAATGAATCTGTAGGAGATATTGACGACCCAAACAAAAACATCGGTGGATACTTGAATTTCGACTACCAGTTGAATGAGAAAAGCAATCTAGCCTTATCTTGGAACTCTTGGGCAAATAAAAGTTATGGTTCTTCGGTTGAACTATTAAATACACTAAATATTTATAAAGCTGATGGAAGTTTAGATAAAACAGATCTTACCCGCTCAAGCAATCTCGAAAATGCAAGAAATTATAATAATTCGGTAAATTTAAATTACGAATTGAAAACAGATTCTCTGGGAAGCAAACTTAATATAAATGCTGCATATCTTATCTATAAAAGATTTCAGAATTCTGATAACAGAACTTTGGTACAAAGACCTTCCGGAAGTTTTGATCAGCTGAGACAAAATGTAATCCAGGAAATTCCTCAGATCGTCAATAACTTCTCAAGTACAGTTGATTATATCCAAAAATTTAAAAATGATCTTACGGTTTCTGTAGGTGGAAATTTTAATGCTACTCAAACTGACAATGACACAAAAAATTTCTTTAATTTTTATGATACCAGCGGAAATCTTGAAAGTACAAGACCCGACCTCAACCATTTTATCTATGACGAAAAAATCTACGGAGCTTACCTTACATTTGAAAAAAAGTTTTCGGATAAACTCTCAGGAAAAGTCGGTGCGAGATATGAAATCACAAAAAGTTTAGGCACTTCTGAAATTCCTGATCAACCGATGCAGGAGTTTGAAAGAAATTACAACAATTTGTTGCCATATCTAAGTTTAAATTATGCTATCAATGATAAAAACAACATTTCTTACGCATTTTCGAGCAGAATGAGAAGACCAAGTTTCTGGGAATTGAATCCTGTGAAAAATATTCTGACACAGGACAATTACACTCAGAATAATCCTTTCGTGAAAGCTTCTTCCACTTATAATCAAGAATTGACGTATATGTTTAAAAATTCTTATTTCCTGATTTTGAACCATTCTTATTTTAAAGATATTATCACACAAGTTCCGCTTCAGAGAGACATTGAAAGAGATGGTACCACCTATCGACAATTGGCGTATATCAGAACCAACTTTGGAGATAAGCAGGAAATGTCGGCGATGCTGGGAATGCAGAAAACGTTTTTCAATCAATACCTAACCACAAATTTCAATATCGGAGTACAACATAATATTAATAAAGGAACTTTGAACACAGATCCCACAACAGGACAAGTTTTTGACACCTACATTAATAATAGAGAATCGTCAAGCATTGTCATTCAAACCAACAATACAATTCGTCTGGACAAAAAGAAAACTTGGTTTCTCGGAGTTAATTATTTCTACGTCGACCAACAGCAAATCGAATTGGGAATGTTGAAAAATCTGATGAGTTTAGATATAAGCATCAAGAAAAACTGGAACGACTGGACTTTTGCTTTAAATTTAGAAGATGTATTACGAACCAATATCGTGGAAATCGAAGATTCTCAAGCCAACGGAACCTACAACTATATCAGAAACGACCAATTCAATCGTGGCGGCACATTAAGTATCACCTACAACTTCGGAAACCAAAAAGTGAAAAAAGTGAGAGACATCGAAGGCGCATCTGATGCCATCAAAAGCAGAACGAGATAA
- a CDS encoding discoidin domain-containing protein: MQKYFLLLAFFVGVAFQAQQKTYCNPINIDYGYTPFEVFSKQGKHRATADPVIVNFQKKLFLFSTNQEGYWHSDNMLDWKFVKRKFLRDNKYTHDLNAPAVWAMKDTLYVYGSTWESDFPIWKSTNPTVDDWKIAVDTLKVGAWDPAFHYDEDKNKLYLYWGSSNEWPLLGTEVKVKTLQSEGFVKPILRLKPEDHGWERFGEYNDNVFLQPFVEGAWVTKYKDKYYMQYGAPATEFSGYSDGVYVSKNPLEGYEYQQHNPFSYKPGGFARGAGHGATFEDNFKNWWHVSTIFISTKNNFERRLGIWPAGFDKDDVMYTNTAYGDYPTLLPQFAQGKDFSKGLFTNWMLLNYNKPVQVSSTLGGYHSNNAVDEDIKTYWSAKTGNSGEWFQTDLGEISTINAIQVNYADQDVEFMGKTEGKMHQYKIYGSNDGKKWKVIVDKSKNTKDVPHDYIELEKPAEARYLKMENLKMPTGKFALSGFRVFGKGAGTKPGKVQGFVPLRADAKKYGERRSIWMKWQQNSEADGYVIYWGKSPDKLYGNIMVYGKNEYFFTGADRVDSYYFQIEAFNANGISERTEVVKSE, translated from the coding sequence ATGCAGAAGTATTTCCTTTTATTGGCGTTTTTTGTGGGAGTTGCATTTCAGGCTCAACAGAAGACCTACTGTAACCCGATCAATATTGATTATGGCTATACACCTTTTGAAGTTTTTTCAAAACAGGGGAAACACCGTGCTACGGCAGATCCGGTGATTGTTAACTTTCAGAAAAAACTGTTTCTTTTTTCAACAAATCAGGAAGGATATTGGCACAGCGACAATATGCTCGACTGGAAATTTGTCAAGAGAAAATTCCTCAGAGACAACAAATACACTCATGATCTGAATGCTCCTGCAGTTTGGGCGATGAAAGATACGCTTTACGTTTACGGCTCTACCTGGGAATCTGATTTTCCGATCTGGAAAAGTACAAACCCAACTGTTGACGACTGGAAAATTGCGGTCGATACTTTGAAAGTAGGAGCTTGGGATCCTGCATTTCATTATGATGAAGATAAAAATAAACTGTATCTCTACTGGGGATCAAGTAATGAATGGCCGCTTTTGGGAACAGAAGTTAAAGTGAAAACTTTGCAATCTGAAGGTTTTGTAAAACCTATTTTACGATTAAAACCAGAAGATCATGGTTGGGAAAGATTCGGTGAATACAACGACAATGTTTTCCTGCAGCCCTTTGTAGAAGGAGCTTGGGTGACAAAGTATAAAGACAAATATTACATGCAGTACGGTGCTCCGGCAACGGAATTTAGTGGATATTCTGACGGAGTGTATGTTTCAAAAAATCCTTTGGAGGGTTACGAGTACCAACAACACAATCCGTTTTCTTACAAACCTGGTGGTTTCGCAAGAGGAGCTGGTCACGGAGCAACATTCGAAGATAATTTTAAAAACTGGTGGCACGTTTCAACGATTTTTATTTCCACTAAAAATAATTTTGAAAGACGTTTGGGAATTTGGCCCGCAGGTTTTGATAAAGATGACGTGATGTACACCAACACGGCTTATGGAGATTACCCGACTTTGCTTCCGCAGTTTGCGCAGGGAAAAGATTTCTCAAAAGGATTGTTTACCAATTGGATGTTGCTGAATTACAACAAACCCGTGCAGGTTTCTTCAACTTTAGGCGGTTATCACTCGAATAATGCCGTGGATGAAGATATTAAAACCTATTGGAGTGCAAAAACAGGAAATTCTGGTGAATGGTTTCAGACAGATTTAGGTGAAATTTCTACCATTAATGCGATTCAGGTGAATTATGCAGATCAGGATGTAGAATTTATGGGAAAAACTGAAGGTAAAATGCATCAGTATAAAATTTATGGTTCAAACGACGGCAAAAAATGGAAAGTTATTGTCGATAAAAGCAAAAACACAAAAGATGTTCCTCATGATTATATTGAATTGGAAAAACCTGCCGAAGCAAGATATTTAAAGATGGAAAACCTGAAAATGCCAACAGGAAAGTTTGCATTAAGTGGTTTCAGAGTATTCGGAAAAGGTGCGGGAACGAAACCCGGAAAAGTTCAGGGATTTGTTCCGTTGAGAGCTGATGCTAAAAAGTATGGTGAAAGAAGAAGCATCTGGATGAAATGGCAGCAGAATTCGGAAGCCGACGGCTACGTTATTTATTGGGGGAAATCTCCCGACAAATTATACGGAAACATCATGGTCTATGGTAAAAATGAATATTTCTTCACCGGCGCCGATAGAGTAGATTCTTATTATTTCCAGATTGAAGCGTTTAATGCTAATGGAATTTCTGAGAGAACGGAAGTTGTGAAATCTGAGTGA
- a CDS encoding alpha/beta hydrolase family protein has product MKKFVLLTIICILMSCNSDDSAEVFTEAATFLDVSYGSHNLQKMDIYLPGGRSSGKTKILVLIHGGGWAGGDKADYATSINAAREKFPDYALVNMNYRLVGNGTDYMLPAQTDDIHSVLNFLEGESQEYGIKPEFVLTGTSAGGHLSMLYSYKYDVQKSENGGEYCWTDESFRFLLLQLPRIFHTYPIYYESGNFTFRIYSTTICESCNLGYKFFGSHDFFFGDIDELVPPSQKTALDSKLNQFGVPNESYLYNGGHGIGGIYQEDVLTKAKNFVYKYSN; this is encoded by the coding sequence ATGAAAAAGTTTGTTTTATTGACGATCATCTGTATCCTGATGTCTTGTAATTCAGATGACAGCGCTGAAGTTTTTACTGAAGCAGCAACATTTCTTGATGTTTCTTATGGTTCGCACAATTTGCAAAAGATGGATATTTATCTGCCTGGCGGACGATCTTCGGGCAAAACGAAAATCCTTGTGTTAATACATGGTGGCGGCTGGGCTGGCGGAGACAAAGCCGATTACGCCACAAGTATAAATGCAGCAAGAGAAAAATTTCCCGACTACGCTCTTGTAAATATGAATTACCGATTGGTAGGAAATGGCACAGATTATATGCTTCCTGCACAAACTGATGACATTCATTCTGTATTGAATTTTCTTGAAGGAGAATCTCAGGAATATGGCATAAAACCAGAATTCGTTCTCACGGGAACAAGTGCCGGAGGTCACCTTTCCATGTTATATTCCTATAAATATGATGTACAGAAGAGTGAAAACGGTGGTGAATATTGTTGGACCGACGAATCTTTCCGATTCCTATTACTCCAGTTACCCCGAATATTCCATACTTATCCAATATATTACGAGTCCGGGAACTTTACCTTCAGGATATACAGCACCACAATTTGCGAGTCCTGTAACCTGGGTTACAAGTTCTTCGGCTCCCACGATTTCTTTTTTGGAGACATTGATGAACTCGTACCTCCAAGCCAGAAAACAGCATTGGACTCGAAGCTAAACCAATTTGGTGTTCCCAACGAATCGTATCTCTATAATGGTGGACACGGCATTGGGGGAATTTATCAGGAAGATGTATTGACTAAAGCTAAAAACTTTGTTTACAAA